One part of the Thermococcus radiotolerans genome encodes these proteins:
- the hxlAB gene encoding bifunctional 3-hexulose-6-phosphate synthase/6-phospho-3-hexuloisomerase, whose protein sequence is MILQVALDLTDVEQAISIAEKAARGGAHWLEVGTPLIKKEGMRAVELLKRRFPDRKIVADLKTMDTGALEVEMAARHGADVVSILGVADDKTIKDAVEVARRYGIRVMVDLIGVKDKVKRAKELEKMGVHYILVHTGIDEQVQGKSPLEDLEKVVKAVSVPVAVAGGLNLETIPKVIELGATIIIVGGAITKAENPEEVTRRIIDLFWGEYMMTIRKAMTDIVDHIDNVAEKLKIEQVRGFVDAMIGANKIFIYGAGRSGLVGKAFAMRLMHLDFNVYVVGETITPAFEPGDLLIAISGSGETNSIVDAAEIAKKQGGKIVAITSYANSTLGKLSDVVVEIPGRAKTDIPTDYIARQMLTKYKWIAPMGTLFEDSTMIFLDGVIALLMATFQKTEKDMKKKHATLE, encoded by the coding sequence ATGATACTTCAGGTTGCTCTTGACTTAACTGACGTTGAACAGGCCATTTCTATCGCGGAGAAGGCCGCCCGCGGCGGCGCTCACTGGCTCGAAGTGGGAACACCGCTCATCAAGAAGGAGGGCATGCGCGCGGTTGAGCTTCTCAAGAGGCGCTTCCCTGACAGGAAGATTGTGGCGGACCTCAAGACCATGGACACCGGCGCTCTGGAGGTCGAGATGGCGGCAAGACACGGTGCCGACGTTGTTTCTATCCTCGGCGTCGCCGATGACAAGACGATAAAAGACGCGGTTGAAGTTGCAAGGCGCTATGGAATCAGGGTCATGGTCGATCTAATCGGTGTTAAGGACAAGGTCAAAAGGGCTAAAGAACTCGAGAAGATGGGCGTTCACTACATACTCGTCCACACCGGCATAGATGAGCAGGTTCAGGGCAAGAGTCCACTGGAAGACCTTGAGAAGGTCGTCAAGGCCGTCAGTGTCCCAGTTGCCGTTGCCGGGGGGTTGAACCTCGAGACCATCCCAAAGGTCATCGAGCTGGGCGCCACGATCATCATAGTCGGCGGCGCCATAACCAAGGCCGAAAATCCCGAGGAAGTCACCAGGAGAATAATCGACCTCTTCTGGGGAGAGTACATGATGACCATAAGGAAGGCCATGACGGATATAGTGGACCACATAGACAACGTCGCTGAGAAGCTCAAGATAGAGCAGGTTCGCGGCTTCGTCGATGCCATGATTGGGGCGAACAAGATATTCATCTACGGTGCCGGAAGGAGCGGCCTCGTCGGCAAGGCCTTCGCGATGCGGCTCATGCACCTCGACTTCAACGTCTACGTCGTCGGTGAGACCATAACGCCTGCCTTCGAGCCGGGTGATCTGCTCATAGCCATCAGCGGTTCCGGTGAGACCAACAGTATAGTCGATGCCGCGGAGATAGCCAAGAAGCAGGGTGGAAAGATAGTGGCGATAACCTCCTACGCCAACTCGACCCTCGGAAAGCTCTCCGACGTCGTGGTTGAGATACCCGGAAGGGCCAAGACCGACATCCCGACGGACTACATAGCGCGCCAGATGCTCACCAAGTACAAGTGGATAGCCCCGATGGGAACGCTCTTCGAGGACTCAACGATGATATTCCTCGACGGAGTCATAGCACTCCTCATGGCAACCTTCCAGAAGACCGAAAAGGATATGAAGAAGAAGCATGCGACCCTTGAGTAA
- a CDS encoding arginase family protein produces MVTFIPFGEKPNRDGVLYVLQLLKRNKLIEDYMIVESSRVELLPERIPLDNAYIVGEHLATYGIIEKLRPSSLLSVDAHTDLMHDYLDHGSWLAYALEERIVNRAAVLAPVLMIPTTERTQLWTRRVKVFPALLRSRKIRGKWRAYKNLQTNPLDEIISEAKRYLGEEVYLTVDLDVLRPEYKIARFQHGELTLEELLNLLEEVKKNFRIIAFDIAEVSDKIRRSRLGKKALVEVFQLLTG; encoded by the coding sequence ATGGTAACGTTCATTCCCTTCGGCGAGAAGCCCAACAGGGACGGGGTTCTCTACGTTCTGCAGCTCTTGAAGAGGAACAAGCTCATCGAGGATTACATGATAGTCGAATCCAGCAGGGTTGAGCTCCTCCCGGAGAGGATTCCCCTCGACAACGCTTACATAGTCGGGGAACACCTGGCGACGTACGGCATAATTGAGAAGCTGAGGCCCAGTTCCCTGCTGAGCGTCGATGCTCACACCGACCTCATGCACGACTACCTCGACCACGGCTCATGGCTCGCCTACGCCCTGGAGGAGCGCATCGTGAACCGGGCCGCGGTTCTGGCGCCGGTTCTCATGATACCAACCACCGAGCGGACCCAGCTCTGGACGAGGCGCGTGAAGGTTTTCCCGGCCCTCCTGAGGAGCAGAAAGATTCGCGGAAAGTGGAGGGCGTACAAGAACCTCCAGACGAACCCCCTCGACGAGATAATCTCCGAAGCAAAGAGGTATCTGGGGGAAGAGGTGTACCTGACGGTTGACCTGGACGTTCTCAGGCCGGAATACAAGATAGCGCGCTTCCAGCACGGGGAGCTCACGCTTGAGGAACTTCTGAATCTCCTTGAGGAGGTAAAGAAAAACTTCAGGATAATCGCCTTCGACATAGCCGAGGTTTCCGACAAGATTCGCCGCTCAAGGCTGGGCAAAAAGGCCCTGGTTGAGGTTTTCCAGCTACTCACGGGGTGA
- a CDS encoding Sjogren's syndrome/scleroderma autoantigen 1 family protein: MALKGPTEEEMRTVLMPLMLSGAKMLDKHCPKCGSPLFEKDGRVFCPICEHRKKQRQAEMKGVEERLMEKLNELANSLPDEVEQLEKHLRAMEKIIELLERYRKLEGGE, translated from the coding sequence ATGGCGCTCAAGGGACCCACCGAGGAGGAGATGAGAACGGTCCTCATGCCCCTCATGCTGTCAGGGGCGAAGATGCTCGACAAGCACTGCCCCAAGTGCGGTTCACCGCTCTTCGAGAAGGACGGCAGGGTTTTCTGCCCGATATGCGAGCACAGGAAAAAGCAGAGACAGGCTGAGATGAAAGGCGTTGAGGAGCGCCTCATGGAGAAGCTGAACGAGCTCGCCAACTCCCTGCCGGACGAGGTTGAGCAACTTGAGAAACACTTAAGGGCAATGGAGAAGATAATAGAACTGCTGGAAAGGTACAGGAAACTGGAGGGAGGGGAATGA
- a CDS encoding ArsR family transcriptional regulator produces MKNVRVLKALEDGPKTIEEIVEITKLPAMEVRRYLLRFVEQGKVESYQKEGKLFWKIKETSEVEEEFKYV; encoded by the coding sequence ATGAAGAACGTCAGGGTTTTGAAGGCTCTGGAGGATGGTCCGAAGACCATCGAGGAGATAGTTGAAATCACGAAGCTCCCCGCCATGGAGGTCAGGCGCTACCTTCTCCGCTTCGTTGAACAGGGGAAGGTTGAGAGCTATCAGAAGGAAGGAAAGCTCTTCTGGAAGATTAAGGAGACGAGCGAAGTCGAAGAAGAGTTCAAATACGTCTGA
- the trmBL2 gene encoding HTH-type transcriptional regulator TrmBL2, whose product MVKDRMVELLQEHFELNLYEARAYVALVGFGVLTPAELASVSEVPAPRTYDVLRSLEKKGFAISQPGKVNKYRPVHPQNILEKFIEEWQERVAEELEAKKKAKEELLELMSPLIETEIPKYGVEKVWVVRGIRNATLKTKEMFEEVKEQILLADDGYIAVNLESDIIKAIDNGAKAKIIVTETVFHRLGTSKIMDYYKAGKLELKVIDKLELPMLICDDEVFFALEDMAARYFNYETQIWIKDFRVKALFEGKFNEYWKAAKKA is encoded by the coding sequence ATGGTTAAGGACAGGATGGTAGAGCTCCTTCAGGAGCACTTTGAGTTGAACCTCTACGAGGCAAGGGCGTACGTGGCATTAGTCGGTTTTGGAGTTCTCACCCCTGCCGAGCTGGCCAGCGTCTCCGAGGTTCCGGCGCCGAGAACCTATGACGTTCTCAGGAGCCTTGAGAAGAAGGGCTTTGCCATTAGCCAGCCGGGCAAGGTCAACAAGTACAGGCCGGTTCACCCGCAGAACATCCTCGAGAAGTTCATCGAGGAGTGGCAGGAGCGCGTTGCCGAGGAGCTCGAGGCCAAGAAGAAGGCGAAGGAGGAGCTCCTTGAGCTCATGAGCCCGCTCATCGAGACCGAGATTCCGAAGTACGGCGTCGAGAAGGTCTGGGTCGTCCGCGGAATCAGGAACGCCACCCTCAAGACCAAGGAGATGTTCGAGGAAGTCAAGGAGCAGATACTCCTCGCCGACGACGGCTACATCGCGGTCAACCTTGAGAGTGACATCATCAAGGCGATAGACAACGGCGCCAAGGCCAAGATAATAGTCACTGAGACCGTGTTCCACAGGCTCGGCACCTCGAAGATAATGGACTACTACAAGGCTGGCAAGCTTGAGCTCAAGGTCATAGACAAGCTCGAGCTCCCGATGCTCATCTGCGACGACGAGGTCTTCTTCGCCCTCGAGGACATGGCGGCGAGGTACTTCAACTACGAGACCCAGATATGGATCAAGGACTTCCGCGTCAAGGCCCTCTTCGAGGGCAAGTTCAACGAGTACTGGAAGGCCGCCAAGAAGGCCTGA
- the rgy gene encoding reverse gyrase yields MKAIYREMCPNCLGKISDERLYLKNPCNECLDETAHADSYFDLVTAVRNALQLRGTLKEWERIYGLEKGLREIEAFFEKATGFTFWSAQRTWVKRLLKGRSFSIIAPTGMGKSTFGAFMAVWHATRGKKSYIVVPTTPLVIQTAKKLRAIAERAGVEINLAYYHGNLRKKEREEMLAKIQNEDYDILVTSAQWLARKFDDVLKGRRFDFIFVDDVDAFLKASKNIDRSLLLLGFNDDVIEKAWEIIRLKKQMSKYLNGRAQDREERLKELNGSIGKLQREIEEFKAKNGVGIMIIASATGSARGDRIKLYRELLGFEVGSGRSALRNVVDSYLKPSRDIKEHVEELLERLGKGGIIFTPIDQGLTYAEELANYLRERGFRIELVSSKNRKSIEKFENGEADYLIGSATYYGSLVRGLDMPHLIRYAVFTGVPKFRFSIDLERPTIYRALGLLSEIMEFLSDEDRKQAEKMHARLRRLIRNIPQFELLKIEEALAEGLPIENGFHNHVLGVFRELVEFLRRVLKDEEVLRRLAEDPFISLKEEEGKWYIEIPDVRTYIQATGRTSRLFAGGITKGLSVLIVDNEKVFNGLLRQMRWRFTEFKMVPFEELDLDEVLRQIDEDREKVRLVMEGKISAKVKDLVKSALMIVESPNKARTIANFFGQPSKTRIGDLVAYEVSIGNMMLTILASGGHMFDLVTNEGYHGVLVDEKDGMLKFIPVYDTIKRCRDCGHQFVDWEEKGVCPRCGSTNVRDALQNVKAMREIAQEVDEILIATDPDTEGEKIAWDIRNVLSPYTPNIKRIEFHEVTRPAIMRAIEEARDVNEGRVNAQLVRRIEDRWIGFELSQELQRVFENRNLSAGRVQTPVLGWVIERYKEFTESETYFMGLKLENDLQITVELGKDGKSVEPPEYVTVEDVQLEERELNPMPPYTTDAMLKDASTFLKLSAPETMRIAQDLFEMGLITYHRTDSTHVSNTGIEIAKEYITQEVGEGYFKPRPWGEEGTHEAIRPTRPIDTGRLMQLVRDGIIQLPKNLTRNHYRLYDMIFRRFMTSQMKAAKILHEKAVINASVGKAEIEGYVEVIEDGWTKLRNPPFRQLPRLEKGAKLKVVESKKWKAPKVSLYTQGDIIALMKERKIGRPSTYAKIVQTLLQRYYVIETRGRKKLVPTEQGIKVYHYLISKYKELVSEEKTRELEEIMDLIEENKIDYQEVLRKLHGEIRQYLG; encoded by the coding sequence ATGAAGGCGATCTATCGCGAGATGTGCCCGAACTGCCTAGGTAAAATCTCCGATGAAAGGCTGTACCTCAAGAATCCCTGCAATGAGTGCCTCGATGAAACCGCTCATGCTGACTCTTATTTTGACCTTGTGACCGCAGTTAGAAACGCCCTCCAGCTCAGGGGTACTCTTAAGGAGTGGGAGAGGATATACGGCCTTGAGAAGGGCCTTAGGGAAATCGAGGCCTTCTTTGAGAAGGCCACCGGCTTCACCTTCTGGAGCGCGCAGAGAACATGGGTTAAGAGACTCTTGAAGGGCAGGAGCTTCTCGATCATAGCCCCCACTGGAATGGGCAAGAGCACCTTCGGGGCGTTCATGGCTGTATGGCACGCGACCAGGGGAAAGAAGAGCTACATAGTTGTGCCGACAACCCCACTGGTGATCCAAACAGCTAAAAAACTCCGAGCTATAGCCGAGAGGGCCGGTGTTGAGATAAACCTGGCCTACTACCACGGCAACCTTCGGAAGAAGGAAAGGGAAGAGATGCTGGCCAAGATTCAGAACGAGGACTACGATATCCTCGTTACCAGCGCCCAGTGGCTCGCCAGGAAGTTTGACGATGTCCTCAAGGGCAGGCGCTTTGACTTTATCTTTGTTGACGATGTCGATGCGTTCCTCAAGGCCAGCAAGAACATAGACCGCTCCCTTCTCCTCCTAGGCTTCAACGACGATGTAATCGAGAAAGCCTGGGAGATAATCCGCCTGAAGAAACAGATGTCAAAGTACCTGAACGGCCGCGCGCAGGACAGGGAGGAGAGGCTCAAGGAGCTGAACGGCAGCATAGGGAAGCTCCAGCGTGAAATCGAGGAGTTCAAGGCCAAAAACGGCGTTGGAATAATGATAATCGCCTCCGCCACCGGTTCGGCGAGGGGAGACAGAATAAAGCTCTACCGTGAGCTGCTTGGCTTTGAGGTTGGAAGCGGAAGAAGTGCCCTCAGGAACGTCGTTGACAGCTATCTGAAGCCGAGCAGGGACATTAAGGAGCACGTCGAGGAACTCCTTGAGAGGCTCGGAAAGGGGGGCATAATCTTCACGCCGATTGACCAGGGCCTGACCTACGCCGAGGAGCTGGCCAATTACCTCCGTGAGCGGGGCTTTAGGATAGAACTGGTGAGCTCAAAGAACAGGAAGTCCATCGAGAAGTTCGAAAACGGCGAGGCCGATTACCTCATAGGCTCGGCAACCTACTACGGCTCCCTGGTGAGGGGCCTCGACATGCCCCACCTCATCCGCTACGCGGTCTTTACCGGCGTTCCCAAGTTCCGCTTTTCAATAGACCTTGAAAGGCCCACCATATACCGCGCCCTCGGCCTGCTCAGTGAGATAATGGAGTTTCTGAGCGACGAGGACAGGAAGCAGGCCGAAAAGATGCACGCGAGGCTTAGGAGACTTATAAGGAACATCCCGCAGTTCGAGCTCCTTAAGATTGAGGAGGCCCTGGCTGAGGGACTGCCGATAGAGAACGGCTTCCACAACCACGTTCTTGGCGTTTTCCGCGAGCTGGTCGAGTTCCTGAGGAGGGTTCTCAAGGACGAGGAGGTTCTCAGGAGACTCGCCGAGGATCCATTCATCAGCCTGAAGGAAGAGGAGGGCAAGTGGTACATCGAGATTCCCGATGTCAGGACGTACATCCAGGCCACCGGAAGGACGAGCAGGCTGTTCGCCGGCGGAATCACTAAGGGACTGAGCGTGCTCATAGTTGACAACGAGAAGGTCTTCAACGGCCTCCTCAGACAGATGCGCTGGCGCTTCACCGAGTTCAAGATGGTACCCTTCGAGGAGCTGGACCTCGACGAGGTTCTGAGGCAGATAGACGAGGACAGGGAGAAGGTCCGCCTCGTTATGGAGGGCAAGATAAGCGCCAAGGTCAAGGACCTCGTCAAATCCGCCCTCATGATAGTGGAGAGCCCGAACAAGGCCAGGACGATAGCCAACTTCTTCGGCCAGCCGAGCAAGACGAGGATAGGGGACCTGGTCGCCTACGAGGTGAGCATAGGAAACATGATGCTGACCATCCTCGCTAGCGGCGGGCACATGTTTGACCTTGTGACGAACGAGGGCTATCACGGCGTTCTTGTTGATGAGAAAGACGGCATGCTGAAGTTCATACCCGTCTACGATACCATAAAGCGCTGTCGCGACTGCGGCCATCAGTTCGTTGACTGGGAGGAGAAAGGTGTCTGTCCTCGCTGCGGCTCGACCAACGTCCGCGACGCCCTTCAGAACGTCAAGGCAATGCGCGAGATAGCCCAGGAGGTCGACGAGATACTCATAGCGACGGACCCCGATACGGAGGGTGAGAAGATAGCCTGGGACATAAGGAACGTGCTCAGCCCGTACACACCGAACATCAAGCGCATAGAGTTCCACGAGGTCACGAGACCGGCCATAATGCGCGCCATTGAGGAAGCAAGGGACGTCAACGAGGGTCGCGTTAACGCCCAGCTCGTCAGGCGCATAGAGGACAGGTGGATAGGGTTCGAGCTGAGCCAGGAACTCCAGCGCGTCTTTGAGAACCGCAACCTCTCCGCCGGAAGGGTTCAGACGCCGGTTCTGGGCTGGGTGATTGAGAGGTACAAGGAGTTCACCGAGAGCGAGACCTACTTCATGGGTCTAAAGCTGGAGAACGACCTCCAGATCACTGTGGAACTCGGAAAGGACGGCAAAAGCGTTGAACCGCCCGAATACGTCACTGTCGAGGACGTTCAGCTTGAAGAGCGCGAGCTGAACCCGATGCCGCCCTACACGACTGATGCCATGCTGAAGGACGCCTCGACCTTCCTCAAGCTGTCCGCGCCGGAAACGATGCGTATCGCCCAGGACCTCTTCGAGATGGGTCTCATCACCTACCACCGTACGGACTCAACGCACGTCAGTAACACTGGAATAGAAATAGCGAAGGAGTACATCACCCAGGAGGTTGGAGAGGGATACTTCAAGCCCAGGCCCTGGGGCGAGGAAGGGACTCACGAGGCCATAAGACCGACCAGGCCGATAGACACCGGCAGGCTCATGCAGCTCGTCCGCGATGGGATTATCCAACTCCCCAAGAACCTCACCCGGAACCACTACAGGCTCTACGACATGATATTCAGGCGCTTCATGACGAGCCAGATGAAAGCTGCCAAGATACTCCACGAGAAAGCCGTCATTAACGCGAGTGTTGGAAAGGCCGAGATAGAGGGCTACGTCGAGGTAATCGAGGACGGTTGGACCAAGCTGAGGAACCCGCCCTTCAGACAGCTCCCGAGGCTTGAGAAGGGGGCGAAGCTGAAGGTCGTCGAGTCCAAGAAGTGGAAGGCGCCGAAGGTTTCCCTCTACACCCAGGGAGACATAATCGCCCTGATGAAGGAGCGCAAGATAGGAAGGCCCTCAACCTACGCCAAGATCGTCCAGACCCTGCTCCAGCGCTACTACGTCATCGAGACCCGCGGAAGGAAGAAGCTCGTGCCCACCGAGCAGGGCATCAAGGTCTACCACTATCTCATAAGTAAGTATAAGGAACTCGTCAGCGAGGAGAAGACCAGGGAGCTCGAGGAGATAATGGATCTGATCGAGGAAAACAAGATTGATTACCAAGAGGTCCTCCGTAAGCTTCATGGGGAGATACGCCAGTACCTGGGCTGA